One Vibrio neonatus genomic window carries:
- a CDS encoding ABC transporter substrate-binding protein has product MKWKLASLAIIASVSSQAQAAECGTVTIADMNWNSASVIANIDRFILEHGYGCDAELTPGDTMPTATSMVEKGQPDIAPELWTNSVKDAIEKGVAEGRLAYAGKALVDGGEEGFWVPSYLVKQYPELATIEGVKKHAKLFTHPEDPDVAGFYGCPAGWGCQISGGNLFKALELDKAGFELIDSGSSAGLSGSIAKAYERKEGWFGYYWAPTAVLGKYEMVKVDFGSGVNEQEFVNCIAVEGCESKTVSMYPPSPVNTVVVSSFASKNPAAMEYLAKRGFKNSDMNKLLAWMEDEQASSEDTMYHFFETSPEIWKQWVSPEIAKKITSNL; this is encoded by the coding sequence ATGAAATGGAAACTAGCCTCACTAGCAATAATTGCTAGTGTTTCAAGCCAAGCTCAAGCAGCAGAATGTGGCACAGTGACTATCGCTGACATGAACTGGAATTCAGCGAGTGTTATTGCCAATATCGACCGATTTATCCTTGAACACGGTTATGGCTGTGATGCTGAACTGACTCCAGGCGATACTATGCCTACCGCCACTTCTATGGTCGAAAAAGGCCAACCTGATATTGCACCAGAACTTTGGACTAACTCAGTTAAAGACGCCATTGAAAAAGGCGTTGCAGAAGGGCGACTTGCTTATGCAGGTAAAGCGCTAGTTGACGGTGGTGAAGAAGGCTTTTGGGTGCCATCCTATTTAGTGAAACAGTACCCAGAACTTGCGACCATTGAAGGGGTTAAAAAGCACGCTAAGCTATTTACCCACCCTGAAGATCCTGATGTAGCGGGTTTCTACGGTTGTCCAGCTGGTTGGGGATGTCAGATTTCTGGCGGAAACCTATTTAAAGCTTTAGAACTAGACAAAGCGGGTTTTGAATTAATTGATTCCGGCTCAAGTGCTGGTCTTTCAGGTTCTATCGCGAAAGCCTATGAGCGCAAAGAAGGTTGGTTTGGCTACTACTGGGCACCTACCGCTGTCTTGGGTAAATACGAGATGGTAAAAGTTGATTTTGGTAGTGGCGTCAACGAACAAGAGTTTGTGAACTGTATTGCAGTTGAAGGCTGTGAAAGCAAAACCGTTTCTATGTACCCGCCCTCTCCAGTTAACACAGTTGTCGTTTCTAGCTTTGCCAGTAAAAACCCAGCGGCAATGGAATACCTAGCTAAACGTGGCTTTAAAAACAGCGATATGAACAAGCTGTTAGCGTGGATGGAAGACGAACAAGCCAGTTCAGAAGACACCATGTATCACTTCTTTGAGACTTCACCTGAAATCTGGAAACAGTGGGTCTCTCCAGAAATTGCTAAGAAAATCACTAGCAACCTCTAA
- a CDS encoding LysR family transcriptional regulator, with the protein MGKFSDMQMFAVIVKLQSMAGAARELGVSAASITTRLKALEDRYGVKLLNRTTRHISLTDSGEVYYRSCLDILDSVYEVENLITKGVRSSQGPIKIIAPKDIGKQLILPIIADFTAKYPEVTPHLYLNDHVHNVAESGVDIVIRYGELDDVNIIGRRLGESTRVLCASPQYLKQQGVPKTPSDLKDHAALVMLSSQQELKTWYFRKGTKLQSVIVNPKYLSDDGEIIKQLALSGHGIAMKSLLDIQTDVEQGRLCTVLDDYVKNFSSATTERSTDLKVYYLDKRHQPKRIRLFLDFLYEAFAEQEKAKA; encoded by the coding sequence ATGGGTAAATTCTCTGATATGCAGATGTTCGCGGTCATCGTTAAATTACAAAGCATGGCTGGGGCTGCGCGTGAGTTAGGGGTGTCGGCCGCTTCTATTACTACTCGTTTGAAAGCACTAGAAGATCGCTATGGGGTGAAATTACTCAACCGAACCACTCGGCATATTTCATTGACCGATTCTGGGGAGGTGTACTATCGCTCGTGTTTGGATATTTTAGACAGTGTCTATGAAGTAGAAAATCTCATTACTAAGGGAGTTCGCTCTTCACAGGGGCCAATAAAAATCATCGCCCCAAAAGATATAGGTAAGCAGCTCATTTTACCTATCATTGCCGATTTTACAGCCAAATACCCCGAAGTGACTCCGCACCTTTATCTGAATGATCATGTCCACAACGTGGCAGAAAGTGGCGTTGATATTGTTATTCGCTATGGCGAGTTGGATGATGTCAATATCATCGGACGAAGACTAGGAGAAAGTACAAGGGTGTTGTGCGCCTCACCGCAATACTTAAAACAACAAGGTGTGCCAAAGACGCCAAGTGACCTAAAAGATCATGCCGCTTTAGTGATGTTGAGCTCTCAACAGGAGCTTAAAACTTGGTATTTTCGAAAAGGTACTAAACTGCAGTCTGTGATCGTTAATCCTAAGTACTTATCTGATGATGGAGAGATCATTAAGCAATTAGCCTTAAGTGGGCATGGGATTGCGATGAAGTCACTGTTAGATATTCAAACCGATGTGGAGCAAGGCCGCTTGTGCACAGTGCTGGATGATTATGTGAAAAATTTCAGCTCTGCAACTACAGAGCGCAGTACTGACCTTAAGGTGTACTATCTGGATAAAAGACACCAACCAAAGCGAATTCGCCTGTTCTTAGATTTCTTGTATGAGGCTTTTGCAGAGCAAGAAAAAGCAAAGGCCTGA
- a CDS encoding MFS transporter codes for MSQQKMPMQVWILTLAAFAIGTAEFVIAGILPQIATSLSITEGQAGYLISAYALAIVIGGPILTIYLAKFNKKNVLIGLMGLFILGNILSALAPNYTLLLVSRVIAGLVQGPFYGIGAVVATNLVSEKMAGRAVGQMFAGLTLANVLGVPAGTWISLTFGWSNTFFTVAAFGAVALVFIMLAIHSSGHSEAKSIKTQLLAFKNPMLLISLAITAFAWSGFMTLYGYIAPIAMHVTGFGQDSVTWILVLVGVGLIIGNTLGGRSSDKSLAKASMFWAIALIASLLLVGVFTDNKVLFVISLFIFGIASFANVPAMQLRVMNHGGEGQELAATANISAFNLANAFGGFLGGMVLDGHLGASMIPYTAIVVPLIGLLLIAKANKAEAKTSSLETEDAAVVTAS; via the coding sequence ATGAGCCAACAAAAAATGCCAATGCAGGTATGGATCTTAACACTGGCGGCTTTTGCCATAGGCACCGCAGAATTTGTCATTGCCGGCATATTGCCGCAAATAGCCACCTCGCTATCCATTACAGAAGGCCAAGCCGGCTACCTAATCAGTGCTTACGCATTAGCCATTGTTATTGGTGGTCCAATATTGACCATCTACCTTGCCAAGTTCAATAAAAAGAACGTTCTCATTGGCTTAATGGGGCTGTTTATCTTAGGCAATATCCTTTCAGCCCTTGCACCTAACTACACTTTACTATTAGTTAGTCGCGTTATTGCTGGCCTAGTTCAAGGTCCTTTCTATGGTATTGGCGCTGTTGTTGCCACTAATCTAGTGTCAGAAAAAATGGCAGGTCGAGCTGTAGGACAAATGTTTGCTGGCCTCACCTTGGCTAACGTATTAGGCGTACCTGCTGGTACTTGGATCAGCTTAACATTCGGCTGGAGCAACACCTTCTTCACTGTAGCCGCATTTGGCGCTGTAGCACTTGTATTTATTATGCTTGCTATTCACTCATCAGGTCATAGTGAAGCGAAAAGCATCAAAACTCAGCTACTTGCCTTTAAAAACCCTATGCTACTGATCAGTTTAGCCATTACCGCTTTTGCATGGTCAGGGTTTATGACTCTGTATGGCTACATTGCCCCTATCGCAATGCATGTTACTGGCTTTGGACAAGACTCTGTTACTTGGATATTAGTGCTAGTTGGTGTCGGTTTAATTATTGGTAATACCTTAGGCGGCCGCTCTTCAGATAAAAGCTTAGCCAAAGCATCGATGTTTTGGGCTATTGCATTAATTGCATCACTGCTATTAGTCGGTGTATTTACCGACAACAAAGTGCTGTTCGTTATCTCATTATTTATCTTTGGTATCGCTTCATTTGCCAACGTACCAGCAATGCAATTACGAGTTATGAACCATGGCGGTGAAGGTCAAGAGCTAGCGGCGACTGCCAACATCTCTGCTTTCAACTTGGCTAACGCATTTGGTGGCTTCCTTGGTGGAATGGTGTTAGATGGACACCTTGGCGCAAGCATGATTCCATACACAGCTATCGTTGTACCTCTTATTGGATTGCTACTGATTGCCAAAGCCAATAAAGCGGAAGCAAAAACATCATCATTAGAGACTGAGGATGCTGCGGTAGTAACAGCAAGCTAA
- a CDS encoding ABC transporter permease, whose protein sequence is MFDSSWLSSFPEIDRSTMRTIRKTLDGAYKDFSREYGDFIESLFDPLLSFLVWFEKLLLATPWFIVLAVITALIYLASRSLKLTIGGVIALLFIGYLGMWDDTMRTLSIITVCTALAIIVGIPIGIAMARSNRVQSVVTPILDIMQTMPAFVYLIPVVMLLGIGKIPGLIAVVIYAIPPVIRLTNLGIRLVDKEVMEAATAFGASRSQRLFGVQLPLAMPTIMAGINQTVMMALSMVVIASMIGVKGLGQPVLRSITNQYFTLGLLNGLAIVVLAILIDRSTQAYAKRTQAHLGDLRHD, encoded by the coding sequence ATGTTCGATAGCAGTTGGTTGTCCAGTTTTCCCGAAATTGATCGCTCAACCATGCGCACCATCCGCAAAACATTAGACGGTGCGTATAAAGATTTTTCGAGAGAATATGGCGACTTCATCGAATCCTTATTTGATCCCCTTCTTTCATTTTTGGTGTGGTTTGAAAAGCTATTACTTGCCACGCCTTGGTTCATCGTACTGGCAGTCATCACCGCCCTTATCTATCTTGCCAGTCGCTCATTAAAACTCACTATTGGCGGTGTGATTGCACTGCTCTTTATTGGCTATTTAGGGATGTGGGACGACACCATGCGCACCCTAAGTATTATTACGGTTTGTACTGCGCTCGCCATTATTGTAGGTATCCCGATAGGCATAGCAATGGCACGCTCTAATCGAGTGCAAAGTGTTGTCACTCCTATTCTCGACATCATGCAAACCATGCCCGCTTTTGTGTATTTGATTCCTGTGGTCATGCTATTAGGTATCGGCAAAATCCCTGGGCTTATTGCGGTGGTCATTTATGCGATTCCTCCAGTAATTCGCCTAACCAACCTTGGTATCCGCTTGGTTGATAAGGAAGTAATGGAAGCAGCTACTGCCTTTGGCGCAAGCCGCAGTCAGCGCCTATTTGGGGTGCAGTTGCCTCTAGCAATGCCAACTATCATGGCCGGCATAAACCAAACCGTAATGATGGCGCTATCTATGGTGGTGATTGCTTCTATGATTGGCGTGAAAGGCTTAGGCCAGCCGGTATTAAGATCCATCACCAACCAATACTTCACTTTAGGCCTGCTCAATGGCTTGGCAATTGTGGTGTTAGCTATTCTTATTGACCGTTCAACTCAGGCATACGCCAAACGCACTCAAGCTCACCTAGGAGATTTAAGACATGACTAA
- a CDS encoding quaternary amine ABC transporter ATP-binding protein → MTKPLIKISGLYKIFGPKPESVLPLVKQGLSKDDVLAKTGHTVGLKDINLEINNGEIFVIMGLSGSGKSTLIRHFNRLIDPTEGQIDVEGTDVMQYGPKELETFRRHKMSMVFQRFGLLPHRKVIDNVAYGLEIQGIDKAQRLDKASQWIETVGLKGYDDQYPSQLSGGQQQRVGLARALCTDAEILLMDEAFSALDPLIRSEMQDQLIELQEKLHKTIIFITHDLDEALRIGDKIAILKDGELVQQGTPDEILLNPATAYVEAFVKDVNRARALTVETVMQKPSLRITHSTIEGALKQMRNSVHDYGYHVTDEGYQGLITEEALQEAADDDAIDNIEPSLYEDVPTISCESAIEEVLTEAISSDYSLPVINDDGELEGTLEREKVADIFSDKEAKESTKDEQVKQESTKQEPTKEASA, encoded by the coding sequence ATGACTAAACCTCTAATTAAGATCTCCGGCCTGTATAAGATTTTCGGCCCTAAACCTGAGTCTGTTTTACCTTTGGTAAAACAAGGCTTGAGTAAAGACGATGTGCTAGCCAAAACCGGTCACACTGTTGGGCTAAAAGACATCAACCTTGAAATTAATAATGGTGAGATTTTCGTCATAATGGGCTTGTCGGGTTCTGGAAAATCCACTTTGATTCGTCACTTCAACCGTCTAATAGACCCAACCGAGGGGCAAATTGATGTGGAAGGGACGGATGTTATGCAATATGGACCTAAAGAACTGGAAACATTTCGTCGTCATAAAATGTCGATGGTATTCCAACGCTTTGGTTTATTGCCGCACCGCAAAGTCATCGACAATGTGGCGTATGGTTTAGAGATCCAAGGTATAGATAAAGCTCAGCGTTTAGATAAAGCGTCACAATGGATCGAGACGGTTGGGCTTAAGGGTTACGATGATCAATACCCTTCTCAACTCTCTGGCGGACAGCAGCAGCGAGTGGGTTTAGCCCGTGCCTTATGTACTGATGCTGAAATTCTATTGATGGATGAGGCTTTTTCTGCGCTTGATCCTCTCATTAGAAGTGAAATGCAAGATCAGCTGATTGAGCTACAAGAGAAGCTACATAAAACCATTATTTTCATCACTCATGATTTGGATGAAGCACTGCGCATCGGTGACAAAATTGCCATCTTGAAAGACGGCGAGCTAGTTCAGCAAGGAACTCCGGATGAAATTCTTCTCAACCCTGCTACTGCTTATGTAGAAGCGTTTGTCAAAGACGTCAACAGAGCCCGCGCGCTGACGGTAGAAACTGTGATGCAAAAACCATCATTACGCATTACTCACAGCACCATAGAAGGTGCGCTAAAGCAGATGAGAAACTCTGTCCATGATTACGGCTACCACGTCACTGATGAGGGTTATCAAGGTTTAATTACCGAAGAAGCTCTGCAAGAAGCGGCCGATGATGACGCTATCGATAATATCGAACCTAGCTTGTATGAAGATGTGCCGACTATCTCTTGTGAATCTGCCATTGAGGAAGTTCTGACTGAAGCGATTTCATCGGATTACTCATTACCGGTGATCAACGATGACGGCGAGCTAGAAGGTACTCTAGAAAGAGAAAAAGTTGCGGATATATTCTCTGACAAAGAAGCAAAAGAGAGCACCAAAGACGAGCAAGTTAAACAAGAATCGACTAAACAAGAGCCAACAAAAGAAGCCAGCGCCTAA
- a CDS encoding MATE family efflux transporter, which yields MTAEAINNNESVSRVFWRFAIPSVTAMLITGLYQIIDGIFVGHYVGYAGLAGINMAWPIIATIMGLGILIGMGAGSLISMFRGEKQYQKAALVLQTAISLTIMFSLISMPIVAIWGKDLLILQGAVGDSLMHGYDYLKVFIFSAPAAIASAVTPMLVRNDNSPKIATALTIIGALLNIVLDYLYIGVFEQGLQGAAIATALSQSVVILLGLIYFLSQHAEIRLTRLAFDIKKAIRICHLGASSMLMFAYFSFVVALHNRLLMEYGSELHVGAFAIIGYIATMYYLFAEGIASGMQPPISYDFGEQRYHRIKGTLILALKVVLISGVVTVVLLALFPEFFIGWFSDSPDLITTAVSGMRLHLCALFLDGVLFLASVYFMAVGKAAKAMFVSIGNMIVQLPFLFLVPQWLGVDGVWLAVPMSNVVLTLIVVPMMWKDIAILMNKKVVINEPVIASS from the coding sequence ATGACCGCCGAAGCAATTAACAATAATGAGTCTGTAAGCCGAGTTTTTTGGCGATTTGCTATTCCATCTGTCACTGCCATGCTGATCACTGGCTTGTACCAAATAATCGATGGGATCTTTGTCGGTCACTATGTTGGTTATGCAGGTCTTGCCGGGATCAATATGGCGTGGCCGATCATTGCCACTATTATGGGGCTCGGCATTTTAATTGGTATGGGGGCAGGTAGCCTGATCTCTATGTTCCGTGGAGAGAAGCAATACCAAAAAGCAGCCTTAGTATTACAAACAGCCATCAGCCTAACGATTATGTTTTCACTGATCTCTATGCCTATCGTGGCAATATGGGGCAAAGATCTGTTGATATTGCAAGGAGCAGTAGGTGATTCGCTCATGCATGGCTATGACTACCTAAAGGTCTTCATATTTAGTGCTCCCGCGGCCATTGCTTCTGCTGTCACACCAATGCTAGTACGCAATGACAACAGCCCTAAAATAGCCACGGCTTTAACTATCATTGGTGCGCTACTCAATATTGTATTGGATTACCTTTATATCGGTGTATTCGAGCAAGGCTTGCAAGGTGCTGCCATTGCAACCGCTCTATCGCAGTCTGTGGTTATCTTGTTGGGGCTGATTTACTTTCTTTCCCAGCACGCCGAGATTCGCCTCACTCGCCTTGCATTCGATATCAAAAAGGCAATCCGCATTTGTCACTTAGGGGCATCCAGTATGCTGATGTTCGCCTACTTTTCTTTTGTGGTGGCGTTACATAATCGATTACTCATGGAGTATGGCAGTGAGCTGCACGTTGGTGCGTTCGCTATCATTGGCTATATCGCCACTATGTATTATCTATTTGCGGAAGGGATTGCGTCGGGTATGCAACCGCCAATAAGTTATGACTTTGGGGAACAGCGCTATCATCGCATCAAAGGCACCTTAATCTTGGCGCTGAAAGTGGTGTTAATTTCTGGGGTAGTCACCGTTGTTTTGCTCGCGCTATTTCCTGAATTTTTTATCGGCTGGTTTTCTGATTCACCCGATCTTATTACTACCGCAGTCTCTGGTATGCGATTACATCTATGCGCACTCTTTCTCGATGGCGTGTTGTTTTTAGCGTCCGTCTATTTTATGGCGGTAGGAAAAGCGGCTAAGGCCATGTTTGTTTCTATTGGCAATATGATTGTCCAACTGCCTTTTCTATTCTTGGTGCCGCAATGGCTAGGAGTTGATGGGGTTTGGCTAGCTGTACCTATGTCGAACGTTGTGCTAACGCTGATTGTCGTTCCTATGATGTGGAAAGACATAGCAATACTCATGAATAAAAAGGTAGTGATTAATGAGCCTGTTATCGCCAGCTCTTAA
- a CDS encoding M14 family metallopeptidase: MQQAQFYPIGTPGIKWTSKEVRQWRESRHIQRSYQQEVVLKMEQIGDDFERIQYGELEYESGSYPLFGFKSKAWDEHKPSVLITGGVHGYETSGVQGALLFLKETASAYLAHFNLLVAPCVSPWGYEIINRWNPDAIDPNRSFVKNSPAPESALVMKFVQDLAVDIFAHIDLHETTDSDEQEFRPALAARDGQEYVAGTIPDGFYTVGDTENPCAQMQTGIIESVQKVTHIAPPDPDGTIIGSPVVQHGVINYPLQALGLCAGFSKAKYTTTTEVYPDSAKATPQQCNRAQVAAITGMLDYLKAL; the protein is encoded by the coding sequence ATGCAGCAAGCACAGTTTTATCCAATTGGTACCCCAGGAATAAAATGGACCTCAAAAGAGGTGCGACAATGGCGTGAAAGTCGCCACATACAACGCTCTTATCAGCAAGAAGTCGTGTTGAAAATGGAGCAAATTGGTGATGACTTTGAGCGCATTCAATATGGTGAACTTGAGTACGAATCTGGCTCTTATCCTTTGTTTGGTTTTAAGTCTAAAGCATGGGATGAGCACAAGCCTAGCGTGCTGATTACCGGTGGAGTACATGGCTACGAAACCAGCGGTGTGCAAGGTGCACTGTTATTTTTAAAAGAAACGGCTTCTGCATATTTAGCGCACTTTAATTTACTGGTTGCGCCATGTGTCTCTCCATGGGGTTATGAGATCATTAACCGCTGGAACCCCGATGCTATCGACCCGAACCGTTCGTTTGTCAAAAATAGCCCTGCACCTGAGTCAGCATTAGTGATGAAGTTTGTGCAAGATTTAGCCGTGGATATTTTCGCGCATATCGATCTGCACGAGACGACAGATAGCGACGAACAAGAGTTTCGTCCTGCCCTAGCGGCTCGTGATGGTCAAGAATATGTCGCAGGTACTATCCCGGACGGGTTTTATACGGTAGGGGATACTGAAAACCCATGTGCGCAGATGCAAACGGGCATTATTGAATCAGTACAAAAGGTCACTCACATTGCGCCACCCGATCCTGATGGCACTATCATTGGCTCGCCAGTGGTGCAACATGGCGTCATTAACTACCCATTACAGGCACTTGGTTTATGTGCTGGTTTTAGCAAGGCAAAATATACCACAACGACAGAAGTGTATCCCGATAGCGCTAAAGCAACACCACAGCAATGTAACCGTGCGCAAGTAGCTGCAATTACGGGTATGCTTGATTACCTTAAAGCTTTATAA
- the pykF gene encoding pyruvate kinase PykF gives MKKTKIVCTIGPKTESVEKLTELVNAGMNVMRLNFSHGNFEEHAGRITNFREVMSNVGKQLAILLDTKGPEIRTIKLEDGNDVDLVAGQEFTFTTDASVVGNKDIVAVTYLGFANDLTAGNTILVDDGLIEMEVLATTETEVKCKVLNNGALGENKGVNLPGVSVQLPALSEKDKADLKFGCEQGVDFVAASFIRKEEDVKEIRELLNANGGENIHIISKIENQEGVDNFDAILEASDGIMVARGDLGVEIPAEEVIFAQKMMIEKCNRARKMVITATQMLDSMIQNPRPTRAEAGDVANAIMDGTDAVMLSGETAKGKYPVEAVTIMAQIANRTDGALKAELGSRLDSPRLRITEAVCKGAVDTAEKLAAPLIIVATEGGKSARSVRKYFPTASIVALTTNSKTAAQLVLTKGVRPVLVDSINSTDEFYKNGKEYVLEAGFGKKGDIVVMVSGALVASGTTNTASVHVL, from the coding sequence ATGAAAAAGACCAAAATCGTATGTACGATTGGCCCTAAAACTGAATCTGTAGAGAAGCTGACTGAACTAGTAAATGCAGGCATGAACGTAATGCGCCTGAACTTCTCTCACGGTAACTTTGAAGAGCACGCTGGCCGTATCACAAACTTCCGTGAAGTTATGTCTAACGTAGGTAAGCAACTAGCTATCCTTCTAGACACTAAAGGTCCAGAAATCCGTACAATCAAACTAGAAGACGGCAATGACGTTGATCTAGTAGCTGGTCAAGAATTCACTTTCACTACAGACGCATCTGTAGTGGGTAACAAAGACATCGTTGCTGTAACTTACCTTGGTTTCGCAAACGACCTAACTGCTGGTAACACTATCCTAGTAGACGACGGTCTAATCGAAATGGAAGTTCTTGCTACTACTGAAACTGAAGTTAAGTGTAAAGTTCTTAACAACGGTGCACTAGGCGAAAACAAAGGTGTTAACCTTCCTGGCGTTTCTGTTCAACTTCCTGCTCTTTCTGAGAAAGATAAAGCTGACCTTAAATTTGGTTGTGAGCAAGGCGTTGATTTCGTTGCTGCTTCTTTCATCCGTAAAGAAGAAGACGTTAAAGAAATCCGTGAGCTTCTAAACGCTAACGGTGGCGAAAACATCCACATCATCTCTAAAATCGAAAACCAAGAAGGTGTTGATAACTTCGACGCAATTCTTGAAGCTTCTGACGGCATCATGGTTGCTCGTGGCGATCTAGGTGTTGAAATCCCAGCAGAAGAAGTAATCTTCGCTCAGAAAATGATGATTGAGAAATGTAACCGTGCTCGTAAGATGGTTATCACTGCAACTCAAATGCTTGATTCTATGATTCAAAACCCACGTCCAACTCGCGCAGAAGCGGGTGACGTTGCAAACGCAATCATGGATGGTACTGATGCTGTAATGCTTTCTGGTGAAACTGCGAAAGGTAAGTACCCAGTTGAAGCTGTTACTATCATGGCTCAAATCGCTAACCGTACTGACGGCGCACTTAAAGCTGAACTAGGTTCTCGTCTAGACAGCCCACGTCTACGCATCACTGAAGCAGTATGTAAAGGCGCAGTAGACACAGCTGAAAAACTAGCAGCTCCTCTAATCATCGTTGCTACTGAAGGCGGCAAGTCTGCACGTTCTGTACGTAAATACTTCCCAACTGCAAGCATCGTTGCTCTAACTACTAACTCTAAGACTGCTGCACAGCTAGTTCTTACTAAGGGTGTTCGTCCAGTTCTTGTTGATTCTATCAACAGCACTGATGAGTTCTACAAAAACGGTAAAGAATACGTTCTTGAAGCTGGTTTTGGTAAGAAAGGCGACATCGTAGTTATGGTTTCTGGCGCTCTAGTTGCTTCAGGTACTACTAACACTGCATCTGTACACGTACTGTAA
- the focA gene encoding formate transporter FocA: MADQNPTQFESLLPPQMAERAAEVGESKVNKNQLKSFLLAIAAGMHIGIAFVFYTVVTTGAAEMPYGMAKFMGGLAFSLGLILVVITGGELFTSSVLTLVAKASGRVTWRALFKNWAVVYVGNFVGASLLIIIMMITKEYMSDGGLMGLNAMAISQHKLHHTFWQAVALGLMCNLLVCLAIWMTFSARSLTDKVVILILPVAMFVASGFEHSIANMFQVPMAIAIKTFAPAEFWQMTGANIANYADLNVADFVVNNLIPVTIGNIIGGGLFVGIYFWMIYLKE; encoded by the coding sequence ATGGCTGATCAAAACCCTACACAGTTTGAATCTCTTTTACCCCCACAGATGGCAGAGCGTGCTGCAGAAGTGGGAGAAAGCAAAGTAAATAAAAACCAACTAAAATCGTTTCTTCTCGCCATTGCCGCAGGTATGCACATAGGTATTGCCTTTGTCTTTTATACCGTAGTAACGACGGGCGCAGCAGAAATGCCTTATGGCATGGCAAAGTTTATGGGAGGCTTAGCCTTTAGTTTAGGGCTTATTCTGGTAGTGATTACCGGTGGTGAACTGTTTACCAGTAGCGTATTAACTTTAGTGGCGAAAGCCAGTGGACGAGTGACATGGCGCGCCCTTTTTAAAAACTGGGCGGTGGTTTATGTAGGTAACTTTGTCGGCGCATCTTTGCTTATCATCATTATGATGATTACTAAAGAATACATGAGTGACGGTGGGTTAATGGGTTTGAATGCCATGGCTATCTCACAACACAAATTACACCATACATTTTGGCAAGCAGTCGCACTTGGACTTATGTGTAACTTATTGGTATGTCTTGCCATTTGGATGACATTTAGTGCCCGTTCATTGACCGATAAAGTGGTTATTTTGATTCTTCCGGTGGCGATGTTTGTGGCATCTGGTTTTGAGCATAGTATTGCGAATATGTTCCAAGTTCCTATGGCGATTGCGATTAAAACTTTTGCTCCTGCTGAGTTTTGGCAAATGACAGGTGCGAATATTGCTAACTACGCTGACCTTAACGTAGCCGATTTTGTTGTTAACAACCTGATTCCAGTCACGATAGGGAATATTATCGGTGGCGGTTTATTCGTGGGTATCTATTTCTGGATGATTTATCTAAAAGAATAA